A window of Candidatus Omnitrophota bacterium contains these coding sequences:
- the ahcY gene encoding adenosylhomocysteinase → MDYDVKDIKLAKKGILRIEWASNNMPVLALIRERFKKEQPLKGLKVAACLHVTTETGVLMDVLKLGGAEIFLCASNPLSTQDDVAASLAKDLKINVFAIKGEDTKTYYKHIESVLAVKPNITMDDGADLVSAIHQRPASVHSNIIGGTEETTTGVIRLRALANEGKLRYPIVAVNDAQTKHLFDNRYGTGQSTLDGIIRATNKLVAGSNFVVCGYGWCGKGVAMRAKGMGAKVIVVEVDPLRGLEATMDGFDVMPIKDAAKVGDIFVTVTGDINVIRGEHFSLMKDGAIVSNSGHFNVEIDIPALEKLAKSKKIIRDFVVEYILADGRKIYLLGEGRLINLAAAEGHPASVMDMSFANQALSAEYMSKNYKKLKKDVYVVPKEIDERIADLKLRSMGIRIDTLTDEQKKYLASWEMGT, encoded by the coding sequence ATGGATTATGATGTCAAGGATATTAAGCTTGCAAAAAAAGGTATATTAAGGATTGAGTGGGCTTCAAATAATATGCCTGTTTTAGCACTAATTAGAGAGCGTTTTAAAAAAGAACAGCCTTTAAAAGGTTTAAAAGTCGCTGCTTGTTTGCATGTTACCACCGAAACCGGTGTTCTGATGGATGTTTTAAAACTAGGGGGTGCAGAAATATTTCTTTGCGCTTCCAATCCTTTATCAACTCAGGATGATGTCGCAGCTTCTTTAGCCAAGGATTTAAAAATAAATGTTTTCGCGATTAAAGGCGAAGATACAAAAACTTATTATAAACATATTGAATCAGTCTTAGCGGTTAAGCCTAATATTACTATGGATGATGGAGCTGATTTGGTTAGCGCAATTCATCAGCGTCCAGCTTCAGTCCATAGCAATATTATTGGTGGCACTGAAGAAACTACAACCGGCGTAATCAGATTAAGGGCGCTTGCTAATGAAGGTAAGCTGCGTTATCCGATTGTTGCGGTAAATGACGCGCAGACCAAGCATTTATTTGATAATCGTTATGGTACAGGGCAATCTACTCTTGACGGGATAATCAGGGCTACAAATAAATTAGTTGCTGGGAGTAATTTTGTGGTCTGTGGTTATGGCTGGTGCGGTAAAGGTGTTGCAATGCGCGCAAAAGGGATGGGTGCAAAAGTTATTGTGGTTGAGGTTGACCCATTGCGGGGCTTAGAAGCAACAATGGATGGCTTTGATGTCATGCCGATTAAGGATGCTGCTAAAGTCGGGGATATCTTTGTTACAGTTACCGGAGATATAAATGTAATAAGAGGAGAGCATTTCTCTTTAATGAAGGACGGAGCAATAGTTTCCAATTCCGGGCATTTTAATGTAGAGATTGATATTCCAGCGCTTGAAAAATTAGCAAAAAGCAAGAAAATCATCCGTGATTTTGTTGTTGAATATATTTTAGCTGATGGCCGCAAGATTTATTTGTTAGGTGAAGGCCGTTTGATCAATCTGGCTGCAGCAGAGGGGCACCCTGCTTCTGTTATGGACATGTCTTTTGCGAACCAGGCATTAAGTGCCGAATATATGAGTAAGAATTACAAGAAATTAAAGAAAGACGTTTATGTTGTCCCCAAAGAAATTGATGAAAGAATCGCAGACCTTAAACTAAGGTCTATGGGGATAAGAATAGATACATTGACCGATGAACAGAAAAAATATTTAGCAAGTTGGGAGATGGGGACCTGA